A genomic window from Gemmatimonadaceae bacterium includes:
- a CDS encoding NAD(P) transhydrogenase subunit alpha — protein MFVILGVPQERAGTERRVALIPESVGRLTKAGVTVRVEHGAGAAAGFPDAAYETAGAELSSAADALVADLVCKVQKPTAAEITQMRQGAHLVSLLAPSTSAGTIAALEQRGVSAFALELVPRVTRAQSMDVLSSQATVAGYKAVLIAASASPKFLPMLTTAAGTIAPSKCCILGAGVAGLQAIATARRLGAVVSGFDIRAAAAEQIRSLGATVVAQDLIAADSETAGGYAKEQSKEQQEAIRQALRDHLKGMDIVITTAQIPGRAAPRLISTDTVRTMAPGAIIVDLAAESGGNCEATKAGETVDVAGVQVIGPVNLPASMPFHASQMLSRNILTFVQHLLTKEGTLNVDRADEITGAMLVTGRSA, from the coding sequence TTGTTCGTGATTCTGGGCGTGCCGCAGGAACGCGCCGGCACCGAGCGCCGGGTGGCCCTCATTCCCGAAAGCGTGGGCCGCCTCACGAAGGCCGGCGTCACTGTCCGCGTCGAACACGGCGCCGGTGCCGCCGCCGGCTTTCCAGACGCGGCATACGAGACGGCAGGCGCCGAGCTCAGCTCCGCAGCCGATGCCCTCGTCGCGGACTTGGTCTGCAAGGTGCAGAAGCCCACCGCCGCCGAGATCACGCAAATGCGCCAAGGGGCGCATCTCGTTTCACTGCTCGCGCCCTCGACCAGCGCCGGCACGATCGCCGCCCTCGAACAGCGCGGCGTCTCAGCCTTCGCGCTCGAGCTGGTGCCGCGCGTCACGCGCGCCCAATCAATGGACGTGCTCTCCTCGCAGGCCACGGTCGCGGGCTACAAGGCGGTGCTGATCGCGGCGTCGGCGTCGCCGAAGTTCCTGCCGATGCTCACGACGGCCGCGGGCACGATTGCCCCATCGAAGTGCTGCATTCTCGGCGCCGGCGTGGCGGGATTGCAGGCCATCGCCACGGCGCGGCGTTTGGGCGCGGTGGTGAGTGGCTTCGACATCCGGGCGGCGGCGGCGGAGCAGATTCGCTCACTGGGCGCGACGGTGGTCGCGCAGGACCTGATCGCCGCGGACAGCGAGACGGCGGGCGGATACGCGAAGGAGCAGTCCAAGGAACAGCAGGAAGCAATCCGGCAGGCGCTTCGCGACCACCTCAAAGGGATGGACATCGTCATCACGACGGCGCAGATCCCGGGCAGGGCGGCGCCGCGCCTGATCTCCACGGACACGGTGCGCACGATGGCCCCGGGCGCGATCATCGTGGACCTGGCAGCGGAGAGCGGCGGCAACTGCGAAGCCACGAAGGCCGGCGAGACAGTGGACGTCGCCGGCGTGCAGGTGATCGGCCCGGTGAACCTGCCGGCCTCGATGCCCTTCCACGCCTCGCAAATGCTCTCGCGCAACATCCTGACCTTCGTGCAGCACCTGCTCACCAAGGAAGGCACACTCAACGTGGACCGCGCTGACGAGATCACGGGCGCGATGCTGGTCACCGGGAGGTCCGCATAA
- a CDS encoding glycosyltransferase family 2 protein: protein MNPYASVAIIIPCFRVERHIAGVIRSIPEQYRTIICVDDASPDTSAAVIQGLGDPRVILVRHARNLGVGGAVKTGYAEAMRRGAGICVKMDGDGQMSAEDLDALVAPLLDASADYAKGNRFVDLTALRQMPTVRLVGNALLTFASKCACGYWNMLDVSNGFTAISAGLLRRLDLARISDRYFFETSMLIELNILRAAVADVSMPARYGDERSSLRISRVLATFPALLVRGLARRLYWRYVIEDFGVASVCAVAGIPLLLFGTSFGAVRWLETVSSGTPATAGTVLVAALPIIVGFQLVLAAVLLDVLSSPTAKHHRDRP from the coding sequence GTGAATCCATACGCTTCCGTCGCGATCATCATCCCGTGTTTTCGTGTGGAACGCCACATCGCGGGGGTCATCCGTTCCATCCCCGAGCAATACCGCACCATCATCTGCGTGGACGACGCCTCGCCGGATACCTCGGCAGCGGTCATACAGGGCCTGGGTGATCCTCGCGTCATTCTCGTGCGCCACGCGCGCAACCTCGGGGTCGGTGGAGCAGTGAAGACCGGGTACGCCGAGGCGATGAGGCGCGGTGCCGGAATCTGCGTGAAGATGGATGGTGACGGGCAAATGAGCGCGGAGGACCTCGACGCCCTCGTGGCGCCGCTACTCGATGCGTCCGCCGACTACGCCAAGGGCAACCGCTTCGTGGACCTCACAGCCCTGCGTCAGATGCCGACCGTGCGCCTTGTCGGCAACGCCCTGCTGACGTTCGCGAGCAAGTGCGCGTGTGGCTACTGGAATATGCTGGATGTCAGCAACGGGTTTACCGCGATCAGCGCCGGACTGCTGCGCCGCCTCGATCTGGCCCGGATCAGTGATCGCTACTTCTTCGAGACGAGCATGCTCATCGAGCTCAACATCCTTCGGGCCGCGGTGGCGGACGTCTCGATGCCCGCGCGGTACGGTGATGAACGCAGCTCGCTGCGCATTTCGAGGGTGCTGGCCACGTTCCCGGCACTCCTCGTGCGAGGGTTGGCGCGCCGGCTGTACTGGCGTTACGTGATCGAGGACTTCGGGGTCGCCTCCGTCTGCGCTGTGGCCGGCATTCCCCTCCTGCTGTTCGGCACGAGCTTCGGAGCCGTGCGCTGGTTGGAGACGGTGTCGAGCGGCACGCCAGCTACGGCCGGCACGGTCCTCGTGGCGGCGCTGCCCATCATCGTGGGGTTTCAGCTAGTGCTCGCCGCTGTTCTGCTGGACGTCCTCTCATCGCCGACCGCGAAGCACCACCGGGACCGTCCGTAG
- a CDS encoding NAD(P) transhydrogenase subunit alpha, giving the protein MEALIGGIVVFVLATFLGASLIGRVPPTLHTPLMSGANAVSGITIVGAVLVAGAGFGWLSDVLGFLAIVFAMMNVAGGYAVTDRMLQMFRKAPTEDAK; this is encoded by the coding sequence ATGGAAGCCCTCATCGGCGGAATCGTCGTCTTCGTCCTGGCCACCTTCCTCGGCGCATCGCTGATCGGTCGCGTGCCGCCCACGCTGCACACGCCGCTGATGTCAGGGGCCAATGCGGTCTCGGGCATCACGATCGTCGGCGCAGTGCTGGTGGCCGGCGCGGGATTCGGCTGGCTCTCTGACGTACTCGGCTTCCTGGCCATCGTCTTCGCGATGATGAACGTGGCCGGCGGCTACGCGGTCACGGACCGGATGCTGCAGATGTTCCGCAAGGCCCCGACGGAGGACGCCAAGTGA
- a CDS encoding GMC family oxidoreductase has product MTHDVIVVGSGPAAVHAATALVEGGREVLMLDVGKTDSRYDGRVPSRAFRNIRETEADQYRYFLGDEFEGIPTGHTRVGAQLTPPRQYVLAAEAALSPLLADGFVAAESLALGGLGNAWGAGTFGFDEEDLRAWPLSLNALAPHYESVAHRIGIAAADDDLTPDFGHLAAALPPLEVDAGAHELLRRYARRRPALQARGFRLGRPPLAVCSTEYRGRGPHPYWDMDFWSDANRSVYRPRYTLAELTVGPRFTYRNRHLVTRFHEDADGVEVDVQDTSSGTVHSLRARTLVLAAGTLGTARIVLRSVAPAGARLPLLCNPYTYAPAVNVGMLGRAAPDRRHSLAQLASLYRHPSLQGDAAPRIQTQVYSYRSLLTFKLLREAPMGYRDGLRAIRLLLDAFAILAINHADAPAAERYCTLERQAGMPGDALRVRYSHSEAERRDMDRRERGLLGCFRSLGCWHISRIRPGNGSSIHYAGTLPMRSDGRELSTDIEGRLSGTQRVHIVDGSVFPDLPAKGLTFTIMANADRVGARLARQGR; this is encoded by the coding sequence ATGACCCACGACGTCATCGTCGTCGGATCCGGTCCGGCAGCGGTCCACGCCGCAACGGCGCTGGTCGAGGGCGGACGTGAGGTGCTGATGCTCGACGTCGGCAAGACGGATTCTCGCTATGACGGGCGGGTTCCCTCACGTGCGTTCCGCAATATTCGGGAGACGGAAGCGGATCAATACCGCTACTTCCTTGGCGACGAGTTTGAGGGCATTCCCACCGGGCACACGCGAGTTGGCGCCCAGCTCACCCCACCGCGACAGTATGTGCTCGCGGCGGAGGCGGCGCTGAGCCCACTCCTCGCTGACGGCTTCGTGGCGGCAGAGAGCCTTGCGCTCGGTGGGCTTGGCAATGCCTGGGGGGCCGGCACCTTTGGCTTTGACGAAGAAGACTTACGCGCGTGGCCGTTGTCGCTGAACGCGCTGGCGCCACACTACGAATCCGTGGCGCATCGCATCGGCATCGCGGCGGCCGACGATGATCTGACGCCGGACTTTGGGCACCTCGCCGCGGCGCTGCCGCCGCTCGAGGTCGATGCCGGCGCCCACGAACTGCTGCGACGTTACGCGCGCCGTCGCCCCGCCTTGCAGGCGCGCGGATTCCGGCTCGGGCGGCCTCCTCTCGCCGTCTGCTCGACGGAGTATCGAGGGCGTGGTCCGCACCCGTATTGGGATATGGACTTCTGGTCCGACGCGAACCGAAGCGTCTATCGCCCGCGGTATACCCTGGCAGAGCTGACCGTGGGGCCGCGCTTCACGTATCGGAATCGCCACCTCGTGACGCGGTTCCACGAGGACGCCGATGGTGTCGAGGTGGATGTCCAGGATACTTCCAGCGGGACCGTCCACTCGCTACGTGCCCGCACGCTGGTGCTCGCGGCGGGGACACTCGGTACCGCGCGCATCGTTCTCCGTTCGGTCGCGCCTGCGGGTGCGCGCCTGCCGCTGCTCTGCAACCCGTACACGTATGCGCCCGCGGTGAACGTGGGTATGCTCGGCCGCGCCGCCCCTGACCGCCGACACAGCCTCGCGCAGCTCGCGTCACTTTACCGGCACCCGTCGCTGCAGGGTGACGCCGCGCCGCGGATCCAGACGCAGGTATACTCGTATCGATCACTGCTGACATTCAAACTCCTGCGCGAGGCGCCGATGGGCTATCGCGACGGCCTGCGCGCCATCCGACTCCTGCTGGATGCGTTCGCGATCCTTGCCATCAACCACGCCGATGCGCCCGCTGCCGAGCGCTACTGCACGCTGGAGCGCCAAGCGGGTATGCCGGGCGATGCGCTGCGCGTGCGCTACTCGCACAGCGAGGCCGAGCGGCGGGATATGGACCGGCGCGAGCGCGGCCTGCTCGGCTGCTTTCGATCGCTCGGATGTTGGCACATCTCTCGCATCCGCCCGGGCAACGGCTCCAGCATCCATTACGCCGGGACGCTTCCGATGCGCAGCGATGGACGCGAGCTCAGCACCGACATCGAGGGTCGACTCTCCGGAACGCAGCGGGTGCACATCGTTGATGGGTCCGTCTTCCCGGACCTGCCGGCCAAGGGGCTGACCTTCACCATTATGGCGAACGCCGATCGCGTGGGTGCGCGGCTGGCGCGGCAGGGGCGCTGA
- a CDS encoding PorT family protein → MTLSIPIPELHRTARKVTVSVHPVGRADVVPEAAALARGAEANIWLTLVVPADAPSGIYDAADVVFRGDHGATTTVPILLRIPRADAEAAVEMAEQDACTRPKGLTTATRWFAGVESGGGLSFLAGQTAGFDEGRAAATFGTFVERTMAERWSVRTGVSFVQRGGQSAAGVTTVVLAMNRIELPLLARYELAQRLPMLPSVVPVVYGGPVVAFMLDCDVRLSVGSTSESESCDGGFGAPRTWDAGMILGAGGVMALGRTQFEFGARFVRGLASIGVPLDVRNSGWALVAGVAVPVGHVVQRSNAVAR, encoded by the coding sequence GTGACACTGTCCATTCCGATTCCCGAGTTGCACCGCACTGCCCGCAAGGTGACGGTGAGCGTGCACCCGGTCGGTAGGGCCGACGTCGTGCCCGAGGCCGCCGCGCTGGCGCGGGGGGCCGAAGCGAACATTTGGTTGACGCTGGTGGTACCGGCGGACGCGCCAAGTGGCATCTATGACGCCGCCGATGTGGTGTTCCGTGGCGATCACGGTGCGACGACGACGGTGCCGATTCTGCTCCGGATTCCCCGCGCGGACGCCGAGGCGGCCGTGGAAATGGCGGAGCAGGACGCCTGCACGCGCCCCAAGGGGCTGACCACTGCCACGCGTTGGTTCGCGGGAGTGGAGAGCGGCGGCGGTCTGTCGTTTCTTGCCGGGCAGACGGCGGGGTTCGATGAAGGTCGAGCGGCGGCCACGTTCGGCACCTTTGTCGAGCGCACGATGGCCGAGCGCTGGAGTGTTCGCACCGGTGTGAGTTTCGTGCAGCGCGGAGGCCAGTCTGCCGCTGGCGTCACCACCGTGGTGCTGGCGATGAACCGGATTGAACTCCCGCTGCTGGCCCGATACGAACTTGCGCAGCGATTGCCGATGCTGCCGTCGGTTGTTCCTGTCGTCTACGGCGGGCCGGTGGTTGCGTTCATGCTCGATTGCGACGTGCGGCTCTCGGTGGGGTCGACGAGCGAGTCGGAGTCCTGCGATGGTGGGTTTGGTGCCCCGCGCACGTGGGATGCCGGGATGATTCTGGGCGCGGGCGGCGTGATGGCTCTCGGCCGGACGCAGTTTGAGTTTGGTGCACGATTTGTCCGAGGCCTCGCGTCGATTGGGGTGCCGCTTGACGTTCGGAACTCGGGATGGGCCCTGGTGGCGGGCGTCGCGGTGCCGGTGGGCCACGTGGTGCAGCGCAGTAACGCGGTGGCCCGATGA
- a CDS encoding class I SAM-dependent methyltransferase: protein MTTRVGKPLSASLRDLLLDPRVRALDVDSPEFSLAHRRVLLAKPLVQQLFREFYRRCRALDDRLLAGEGLRVEIGSGSGFMCENYPDVITSDVKPLPFVQLVFRGEEMPFRDSSLRALYAINTFHHLQSPRAFFEELNRVLVPGGGAILIEPYYGPFARWLFPRLHASEGFDMDASTWESSAVAGPFSDANQALSYIVFKRDRALFEAEFPGLAIVHERPHTHLQYLLSGGVNFRQLVPSFLGGALVAAERLLAPIDRWLALQHTIVLRRNPNP from the coding sequence ATGACGACAAGGGTAGGGAAGCCTCTTTCGGCCTCGCTCCGCGACCTGCTGCTCGATCCGCGCGTGCGCGCGCTGGATGTGGATAGTCCCGAGTTCTCGCTGGCCCATCGACGCGTCTTGCTCGCGAAGCCGTTGGTGCAACAGCTCTTCCGGGAGTTCTATCGGCGATGCCGCGCGCTCGATGACCGATTGCTCGCAGGCGAGGGCCTCCGCGTCGAGATCGGCAGCGGCTCCGGCTTTATGTGCGAGAACTATCCGGACGTGATCACGAGCGACGTCAAGCCACTGCCCTTCGTGCAACTGGTATTTCGGGGCGAGGAAATGCCGTTTCGCGACAGCAGCCTCCGGGCCCTGTACGCCATCAACACGTTTCACCACCTGCAGTCGCCGCGGGCCTTCTTCGAGGAGTTGAATCGCGTGTTGGTGCCCGGCGGCGGCGCGATCCTGATCGAGCCGTACTACGGCCCGTTTGCCCGCTGGCTCTTTCCGCGCCTGCACGCGAGCGAGGGGTTCGATATGGATGCCTCCACCTGGGAGTCCAGCGCGGTCGCCGGCCCCTTCTCGGACGCCAATCAGGCCCTGTCCTATATCGTGTTCAAGCGCGACCGGGCCCTTTTCGAGGCAGAGTTCCCCGGGCTGGCGATTGTCCACGAGCGTCCGCACACGCACCTGCAGTATCTTCTCAGTGGCGGGGTGAACTTCCGCCAGCTCGTTCCCTCGTTTCTCGGCGGCGCTCTCGTCGCGGCCGAGCGCCTGCTCGCGCCGATCGACCGCTGGTTGGCGCTGCAGCACACCATTGTCCTGCGGCGGAATCCGAACCCGTGA
- a CDS encoding M48 family metallopeptidase codes for MTTPLTLNLFEQQAANRRKSWWLVVSFLAFFLWLGLGGDLALWLYTRDLAAAGEQVIYQHRFPWGGLVLGLAAFFLTLDILRNGGKRVVKQIGAEPLTTPRTDQERQLINVVEEMSIAAGLPRPNIYIVQDEDPNAFVSGTKPGEAHLAVTSGLLRELNRDELQAVVAHEMGHVKNEDTRLMTLIAGLGGAILLIRDAMIRTTFRSGGGSSRRGNGKGGNPLAVVVLVLWVLSWILAPIIVRLMAMAVSRGREYLADAMAAQFTRNPAALADALAKIEAHHAPTKSISQGVAHLCIVDPIGRAANEKQGRLADLFATHPPMAIRVSRLRAMAFQAASRRDAAV; via the coding sequence ATGACCACTCCGCTCACCCTCAATCTCTTTGAGCAGCAAGCTGCCAACCGCCGGAAGTCCTGGTGGTTGGTGGTCAGCTTTCTCGCGTTCTTCCTGTGGCTCGGGCTCGGCGGCGACCTCGCGCTCTGGCTGTATACGCGCGACCTCGCGGCCGCCGGTGAGCAGGTCATCTACCAGCACCGATTTCCTTGGGGCGGCCTCGTCTTGGGGCTCGCGGCGTTCTTTCTGACCCTCGACATCCTCCGCAACGGCGGCAAGCGCGTGGTCAAGCAGATTGGGGCTGAGCCCCTGACCACCCCCAGGACCGACCAGGAGCGCCAGCTCATCAACGTGGTGGAGGAGATGAGCATCGCCGCCGGGCTGCCCAGGCCCAACATCTACATCGTGCAGGATGAGGACCCCAACGCCTTCGTGAGCGGCACCAAGCCCGGCGAGGCGCACCTCGCCGTGACCTCCGGGCTCCTCCGGGAGCTCAACCGGGACGAGCTGCAGGCTGTGGTCGCCCACGAGATGGGGCACGTGAAGAACGAGGACACCCGGCTGATGACCCTGATTGCCGGGCTCGGCGGCGCCATCCTGCTCATCCGGGACGCGATGATCCGGACCACCTTCCGGTCCGGCGGGGGCTCCTCCCGGCGGGGGAACGGCAAGGGCGGGAACCCGCTCGCTGTCGTGGTCTTGGTGCTTTGGGTTCTCTCCTGGATCTTGGCGCCCATCATCGTCCGGCTGATGGCGATGGCCGTGAGCCGCGGGCGGGAGTACCTGGCCGACGCGATGGCTGCCCAGTTCACCCGCAACCCGGCAGCTCTTGCCGATGCCTTAGCCAAGATCGAGGCGCACCACGCGCCGACCAAGAGCATCTCCCAAGGGGTCGCCCACCTGTGCATCGTGGACCCCATCGGGCGGGCAGCGAACGAGAAGCAGGGACGGCTGGCGGACCTGTTTGCGACGCACCCGCCGATGGCGATTCGGGTCTCGCGTCTCAGGGCGATGGCGTTTCAGGCGGCCTCGCGGCGAGACGCAGCCGTGTGA
- a CDS encoding tetratricopeptide repeat protein: protein MSLSPTDPPRSRSWTRGPYARFAAACLLSLGVFVAAYANSLDNAFHFDDAHVIEQNLFIRDLANVPRFFSDAGTFSSLPANAVYRPVTSLTLALDYWIAGGLATRTYHVTQLSLFALLGVFLWIFYRQLFGHSGPDPRHRWTALFAALLFCVHTANSQVGNYISARSELLAALGVVGGFLAYQVAPTWRRWHLYLIPVAAGALAKNHAVVFAPLLLCYKLFVEEGRSLGSLLTRRGWRGLSPTLRSSLPAFALAVGLLFFIEGMHPPGQSYGGGNRFQYLATSAWVWVRYVALYFVPIGLSADTDLRLFASSANPRTVAGFALFLASVVGMWRASRTPGWGVVAFGLAWFWIGIAPTSTVIPLAEVTNDHRPFLGYIGLNAAAVFALATGIRRVVTRWPTTRWPRPILTGVGLAVLGAHMMGTAIRNRVWTTDETLWADAVAKSPGNARAWMNYGLTQMSRGRYVEAQRHFRRAAAITPNYSYLETNLGIVTVALGDTLGAEAHFRRAIALEPEQPGAYFFYGRYLVRAGRGPDAIDALRRSVALGGGRLDSRHLLMATLQACGASDDAAALARETLALTSRDALSRVYASGGTPLVPASDDYAGWFALGWSFTQQNQHLEAAQAYRVAVARDPSQAVAFSNLGWTLGRLGFFAEAVAPLERAVALDRNNELARNNLAWVRSRLASEVR from the coding sequence ATGTCCCTCTCCCCGACTGACCCGCCTCGTTCTCGGTCCTGGACTCGAGGGCCCTATGCCAGGTTCGCCGCAGCCTGCCTGCTCTCCCTAGGCGTCTTTGTCGCCGCCTACGCAAACTCGCTCGACAACGCCTTCCACTTCGACGACGCGCACGTCATCGAGCAGAACCTGTTCATTCGCGACCTCGCGAACGTGCCGCGGTTCTTCTCCGATGCGGGCACGTTCAGCAGTCTGCCGGCCAACGCCGTCTACCGCCCAGTGACGTCGCTGACCCTAGCGCTGGACTATTGGATCGCCGGCGGCCTCGCGACGCGGACCTACCACGTGACGCAGTTGTCGCTATTTGCACTGCTGGGCGTGTTCCTGTGGATCTTCTACCGCCAATTATTCGGCCATTCGGGTCCTGACCCGCGACACAGGTGGACCGCGCTCTTCGCCGCCCTCCTCTTCTGCGTGCACACCGCCAACTCGCAGGTCGGCAACTACATCTCGGCACGCTCCGAGCTCCTCGCCGCGCTCGGGGTCGTCGGCGGATTCCTCGCGTACCAAGTCGCACCGACGTGGCGACGCTGGCACCTCTACCTGATTCCGGTGGCCGCGGGAGCGTTGGCGAAGAACCACGCGGTGGTCTTCGCGCCGCTGTTGCTCTGCTACAAGCTGTTCGTTGAAGAAGGGCGATCGCTAGGCTCGCTGCTGACCCGGCGCGGCTGGCGCGGCCTCTCTCCGACCCTGCGGTCCTCTCTCCCGGCATTCGCACTCGCCGTCGGACTCCTCTTCTTCATCGAGGGGATGCACCCACCGGGCCAGTCGTATGGCGGGGGCAACCGGTTCCAGTATCTCGCGACGTCCGCCTGGGTCTGGGTGCGCTACGTCGCCCTGTACTTCGTCCCGATTGGTCTCTCGGCGGATACGGACCTGCGTCTGTTCGCCTCGAGCGCGAATCCACGCACCGTCGCCGGATTCGCCCTGTTCCTGGCCAGCGTCGTCGGGATGTGGCGCGCCTCGCGGACGCCGGGTTGGGGCGTTGTGGCCTTCGGACTCGCCTGGTTCTGGATTGGAATCGCGCCGACCTCGACTGTCATACCACTCGCGGAGGTCACCAACGATCACCGACCCTTCCTTGGATATATCGGCCTGAACGCCGCCGCCGTCTTCGCGCTCGCCACAGGAATACGGCGCGTAGTGACGCGGTGGCCAACGACGCGCTGGCCCAGACCGATACTCACGGGCGTCGGGCTTGCCGTGCTTGGCGCCCATATGATGGGCACCGCGATTCGCAACCGCGTCTGGACTACCGACGAGACCCTCTGGGCCGACGCTGTCGCCAAGAGTCCGGGCAACGCGCGGGCCTGGATGAACTACGGCCTGACGCAGATGTCGCGCGGCCGGTACGTCGAGGCCCAGCGACACTTCCGTCGCGCTGCGGCCATCACGCCGAACTACTCGTACCTCGAAACCAACCTCGGGATCGTGACGGTTGCGCTCGGTGATACGCTCGGGGCGGAAGCGCATTTTCGCCGCGCCATCGCGCTCGAGCCCGAGCAACCGGGTGCGTACTTCTTCTACGGTCGATATCTCGTGCGCGCGGGCCGCGGCCCTGACGCCATCGACGCGCTACGTCGCTCCGTTGCGCTCGGAGGTGGCCGGCTCGACTCGCGACATTTGCTGATGGCGACCTTACAGGCGTGCGGGGCAAGCGACGACGCGGCCGCACTTGCCCGAGAGACGCTCGCGCTGACCTCGCGTGACGCCCTCTCGCGCGTGTATGCTTCCGGTGGAACGCCGCTCGTGCCCGCCTCCGATGACTACGCGGGGTGGTTTGCACTGGGGTGGTCCTTCACCCAACAGAACCAGCACCTTGAGGCCGCGCAGGCGTATCGTGTCGCCGTCGCCCGGGATCCGTCGCAAGCCGTGGCCTTCAGCAACCTCGGGTGGACGCTCGGTCGCCTCGGCTTCTTCGCCGAGGCCGTCGCCCCGCTGGAGCGCGCGGTGGCGCTCGACCGCAACAACGAGTTGGCGCGCAATAACCTCGCGTGGGTTCGCAGCCGGCTCGCGAGTGAAGTCCGGTGA
- a CDS encoding NAD-dependent epimerase/dehydratase family protein, producing MRGWRGRGAEVGELQRTVVVTGASGLIGRHLCDHLNSQGWSVRALMRKPASYPFSTSGISCHFADLPDALDVDAFAGADVLIHAAYATRAMAPELARRVNELGTERVLRAARSARVGRAVFLSSLSARADARSYYGRSKHQLEAAFAGPQDLVIRPGLVLAADGGLGLQLWRAAATFPIIPLVGGGRQAVQTVHIDDVVHAIARLLDSGVRGRVSIAEATGQSLRQLLALFAAASGARARFVPVPATAVLVGLRISERVGLPIPWSAENLLGLLALRHEPTAPDLARYGLDVRDACASVQSLRQDPSLDLRWPRR from the coding sequence GTGCGCGGCTGGCGCGGCAGGGGCGCTGAGGTGGGCGAACTGCAGCGAACCGTCGTCGTCACCGGTGCGTCGGGCCTGATCGGTCGTCATCTCTGTGACCATCTGAATTCCCAAGGCTGGTCCGTTCGCGCACTGATGCGCAAGCCCGCCAGCTACCCGTTCTCCACGTCCGGCATCTCCTGCCATTTCGCTGACCTTCCCGACGCGCTTGACGTTGACGCCTTTGCTGGTGCTGACGTGCTGATTCACGCGGCGTACGCGACCCGCGCGATGGCGCCGGAGCTGGCTCGGCGCGTCAACGAGCTTGGCACGGAGCGCGTGCTCCGGGCCGCCCGCAGTGCCCGAGTGGGGCGGGCGGTCTTCCTCTCCAGTCTGTCTGCGCGAGCGGATGCGCGGTCGTACTACGGTCGGAGCAAGCATCAGTTGGAAGCGGCGTTCGCCGGACCACAGGATCTTGTCATCCGTCCCGGCTTGGTGCTCGCCGCCGATGGCGGTCTCGGCCTGCAGCTCTGGCGGGCGGCAGCGACGTTTCCGATCATCCCGCTCGTTGGGGGCGGACGCCAGGCCGTGCAGACGGTGCACATTGACGATGTGGTTCACGCGATCGCACGTTTGCTCGACAGTGGCGTGCGTGGTCGGGTCAGCATCGCAGAGGCGACGGGGCAGTCGCTTCGCCAGCTCTTGGCGCTCTTCGCCGCGGCGTCAGGCGCGCGCGCGCGGTTCGTGCCTGTACCGGCGACGGCGGTGCTGGTTGGGCTGCGGATTAGCGAGCGGGTGGGTTTGCCGATTCCGTGGAGCGCGGAGAACCTGCTTGGCCTGCTGGCGCTGCGGCACGAGCCAACGGCCCCGGACCTCGCGCGGTACGGACTGGACGTACGCGACGCGTGCGCGAGCGTGCAGTCCTTGCGACAGGATCCGTCCCTCGACCTCCGGTGGCCCCGACGATGA